The genomic DNA ACCGCGGTGACGTCGCGGTCGCCGGTGACGATCCGGCCGGCGACCGGCGGCGTCAGGCCGGCGATCGTGCGGGCGAACGCCCGGCCGACGGGCCGTGAGGGCACGGCCACACCCACGACCTCGCCGCGGTCGGCGGCGGCCGTGACGTGGAAGCGGGCGCCGCTCGGCGACGCGCGCACGGTCAGATCGTCGAGCTGCAGCGCTGCCATGTCACCCCCGCTCGCCTCGGGTGCAGCGCCGCCTACGTTACGTCGTCGCTTTGGGTCGGGAGGACGCAGGGACCTTCGGAGTGGCGTCGCGGTCCTGGTTGGCCCAGCGAACGAAGAGGCCCGCCAGCACCGGCCACAGCAGCGGCAGGTTGCCGATCTTCATGATCGCCCCGGCCGCCTGCTGGTCGTCCAGCGCGTCGAAGCCGTTCACCCGGGGGGCCAGCTCGTACACCGCGTACAGCGGCGTCTCCGAGAACGTGAGGAAGCCGCCCGGCACCATCGGCACGAGGCCCGCGGCCAGGAACAGGTACACGCCGCGGACCGGCAGCGACGGCTTGAGCTCGGCGAGCGGGCCGCACACCGGCAGCCACAGCAGCAGCCCCGACACCAGCCACGCGACGTCGAGGGCGAACGAGCCGACCTGGCTGGTGCGCAGGTTGTCGACGGTGATCGGGGCGTGGGTGCTGATCAGCACCACGTTGAACACCAGCCCGGCCACCAGCGGTCGGGCCAGCAGGCTCACCAGCCGGGAGGCCCGCAGCTTCGACAGCACCCGCCGCAGCATCCACTCGGGCAGGCCCAGCACCAGCAGCGGCGCGGCCGCCATCGTGTAGAGCACGTACTGGGTCATGTGGGCGGTGGCCAGGTAGCCGGCGCCGAGCGAACCCAGCGGCCAGTCGGTGGACAGCCACAGCACCGCCCAGCCGCCGAGGAAGGCCCAGCGCCGGTTGCGGTCGGTGGCGCTGTCGACCGCGGGGGCGAGTCGCCACGCCAGCACGTAGCCCACCAGCAGCAGGCCCATGAACAGCCAGATGCCGGGGTACGCCCGGGGCGACCAGCTCCACGGGTCGGTCGATGCCGCGCACCACCAGGTCACTTCGGGTACTCCTCCAGCAGGCGGGGGAGGTCGGCGGCCCAGTCTTCCCGGCGGGTGCCGAAGGGGTAGACGAGGTGCGCCTGGTCGTCGGGGGAGAAGGCCAGGATCTGGGCGGCGTGGCCCACCTCGTACTCGCCGTCGTCGCTGGTCTGGCGCACCGATCCGGCGACGAACGAGGCCCGCTCGGCGGCGGCGATCTCGTCGATGGTGCCGGTGAGCCCGACGAAGCTCCCGTCGAAGCCGTCGAGCCAGTCGCGGAGGCGCTCGGGGGTGTCGCGCTCGGGGTCGGTGGTGACGAACACGACGACCGGCTTCGGCATGCCCGGCATCGCGAGGGCGCCGCTGAGGATCGCCATGTGGCCGGGGCAGACGTCGGGGCAGCTGGTGTAGCCGAAGAACAGCAGGGTGAGCCGGCCCTGGGTCTCCTGGGCGAAGTCGTAGGGCCGGCCCGCGGTGTCGGTCAGCGTGAACTCGGGCCGGGCGGTGGCCGGTTCCTGCACGGTGCCGTGCCAGTCGGAGCCGCTGTCGTCGGCGTTGCCTCGCGCGACCGCGGCGATGCCGCCGATGCCGAGCAGCACCACGGCCGCGACCGCGGCGGCGATCACCGTGAGGCGGGTGCGGGGCTCGGGCGGGGGCTTGGGCTCAGGCGGGGATGCGACGGTGGGGGTGTCGACACTCATCAGGGGGCCTCGGCGTCACCGTACCGAACACCCCTGTCCGCGAGCAGATCCGTCATCTCGGCGATCTCGGCCGACTGCGCCTCGACCATGCCGTCGGCGAGGCGGCGCACGAACGGCTCGCCGGCCTCGGCGGCGGCGGACTCGGCCATGTGGATGCCGCCCTCGTGGTGGCGGATCATCAGCTCGAGGAACTGCGTCTCCGCCTCGACGCCCTCGGCCGCGGTGAGCGCCGCGACCTCCTCGTCGCTCGCCAGGCCCGGCATGGGCTCGCCGGCCGGGTGGTCCATCCACTGCATCGGCGGGTCGACGCTGGTGGGCCGGCGACCCCACACGTCGAGCCAGCCACGCAGCTCGCCGATCTGGGCCTGCTGCGTGAGGGCGATGTCCCGGGCGACCTGGCGGATCGTCGGGTCGTCGGTGCGGTCGCGCACCAGCTCGGCCAGCTCGACGGCCTGGTCGTGGTGGACGCCCATGTCGCGGGCGAAGCCCACGTCGACCGAGCCCTCGCCGGGCGGCTCGTCGCGGGCGAGCCACCAGCCGGTGGCGACGCCGAGCAGCGCGGCGACGAGCACCGCGGCGCCCACCAGCCCAGCCGGTCCGGCCAGCCGGCGCGCGCCGGTCATTCCGTGAACGTGGTGCCGCTGTGGCAGGGAGCGTTGGGCTCGGGTGCGTCGAGCGACTTGCGGAAGCGGGTGATGAACTCGTCGGCCCGGGGGTCGGGCAGCGCGTCGAGCTGGATCTGCGCGCCCCAGGCCGAGATGACGACCGGCGCCGGCAGCTCGCCGTCGGCCCACGGGGACGCCAGCGTGTCGGGCTGCTCGGCGTAGGCCTGGACGAGCGCCACCTGGTCGGCGGGCAGGTCGGGACGGAAGGTGATCCACACGGCGCCGTGCTCCAGCGAGTGGACGCCGGCCTCGGTGACGATCGGCTGGTCGTAGAAGGCGCAGGTCTGCCACACCTGGGCGTGGTCGCCGCCCACCGGGGGGATCTGGGCGTAGTCGACGCGGTGGTCGACGTGGTTGCGGCTCAGCCCGTCGTAGGTGACGACCTCGCCCCGCGGCACCGAGGAGGTCGGGCCGCCGGCGCTGTCGTCGGTGCCGCCCGTCTCGTCGTCGTCGTCGCCCGAGCACGCCGCCCCGACGAGCAACAGCACGACCAGTGTCCACGAGAATCCCCGGCGCATCGCCGAACGATATCTTTCGCCGCATGGCGCTACCCCCTCGGCTCAAGGCGCTCGCGGCGCGCGTGGCGAACACCGGCCGCTGGGGCGACGACGACGAGCGCGGCACCCTCAACCTCCTCACCGCCGAGGCGGTGCTGCGGGGCGTGCGGGCGGTGCGGCAGGGCAAGGTGTTCTCGCTGGCCATCCCGTTCGACGAGGACGGCCCGCAGACCGGCGCCATCCCCGGCCGCGACAACCCCGTGCGGCGGATGCTGACGGTCAACTCGGCGTTCACCGGCGACCCGTCCGACTTCTGCACCAGCGACGACACGGTCACGATGGGCGTGCAGGCGTCGACCCACTGGGACGCCCTGGCCCACGTCAGCTACGAGGGTCGCCTCTACAACGGCATCCCCGCCGCCTCGGTGGACGAGTCGGGCGCCGGGCGGCTGGGCATCGACCGCTTCGGCCCGGTCGTCGGGCGGGGGATCCTGGCCGACGTGGCCCGGGTGCACGGCGTCGACCACTTCGACGAGGCCTACCCGATCACCGGCGACGACCTCGACGCCGCCGTCGACAAGGCCGGCGTGCGCGTGGAGCCGGGCGACGTGCTGCTGGTGCGCACCGGGCAGATGCACTGGCTGCGGGAGGGCGACCGGCGGCGCTTCGGCCACCCGGCGCCGGGCCTGTCGACGCAGTCGGTGGAGTGGCTCCGCGACCACGACGTCGCCGCCGTCGCCACCGACACGCTCGCCCTCGAGGTGTTCCCCGGCGAGGACCCGGCGGTGCTCCTCCCGGTACACATGCTGCACCTGGTCGACATGGGCCTGGCGCAGGGCCAGCTGTGGTCGCTCGACGCCCTCGCCGCCGACTGCGCCACCGACGGCCAGTACGACTTCCTCCTCTGCGCCACGCCCCTGCCGCTCACGCGCGCGGTCGGCGGTCCTGTCGCCCCGACCGCGGTCAAATAGTCAGGAGATCCGGCTCGAATCGGGCAGGAAGGGGTCCGAAGGGGTACCGCAGTAGCGGGATTGTCGCGCGGGGTAGTGTGCGGGGAAGGCAAACCAGAGCGCGGGCACCCCCTGGGGAGATCGATGCATCCGGAGACACCGGAGGAGCAGGCGTACTTCGATCACGCCCTCGACCTGCGCGAGCGGCTGGACGCCAACCTCGACCGTGCCGCCTCGTTGGTCGCGGATCCGAAGACCGCCGCCGAGCTGCGTCGCCGCGTCGGCGCCCTCGGGGTGGTCGACCCGGCCCAGTCGGTCGCCTTCGGGCGGATCGACGTCGACCGCACGCCGTACTACATCGGCCGCGGCGCCATCTGGGACGAGAAGAACGACCTCGTGGTCGTCAACTGGCAGGCGCCGGTGGCGGCGCCCTTCTACACGGCGACACCCGACGATCCGGGTGGGCTGGACCGGCGCCGCATCTTCCGCTGCCGCGAGAACCGGATCCTCGACATCGAGGAGCTGGTGTTCGCCGGGGTGGAGGAGATGATCGCGTCGAACGGCGCCCGCGCTCACGACCACGACCACGATCGCGATCAGGACTACGAGCGCGACCACGACCGCGATCAGGACTACGAGCGCGACTACGAGCGTGACGCCGCCGCCGCCCACCACAGCGACAGCGACGAGCCCGACCTGTCCCGCCACGGCCTGGTCATGACCGACACCCTGCTGGAGGCGCTCAGCCGCGAGCGCTCCGGCGAGCTGGCCGACATCGTGGCCACCATCCAGGCCGCCCAGTACGACGTCATCACCCGCGACGCCGAGCAGCTGCTGATCGTGCAGGGCGGGCCGGGCACCGGGAAGACCGTCGTCGGGCTCCACCGGGTGTCGTGGCTGCTCTACAACCGTCGCGACCAGCTCGCCGAGAAGGACGTGCTGATCGTCGGTCCCAACAAGGGCTTCATCCGCTACATCTCCGCGGTCCTGCCGGCGCTGGGTGACGACTCGGTGGTGCAGCTGCCGCTCACGGGCCTGGGGCCGCGGGTGAAGCTGGCACGGGTCGACCCCGTCGTCGTGCGGCGCCTCAAGGGCGACCGCCGGATGCTGCGCCTGATCCTGCGGGCCATCCGCAACCGCGAGCGGGTGTCGCGGCGGATCGTGGAGTTCACCGTCGAGCGGCGGCAGGTGCAGTTCGAGGGCGAGAAGCTGGCGGTGCGGGCGCGGCAGCTGGCGGGCCAGCCCCACAACGACATCCGCCGGGGCCTGCGGTCGTTCGTGATCGACGAGGTGCAGCGGCAGCTCACCACCCAGCGGACCACCCACGACCGGGGCTCCTACGAGATCGACCTGCGGGGCGAGGCCGGCCGCGAGATCGACGACTACCTGGAGCGGGTGTGGCCCCACCTGACGCCGCAGAGCTTCCTGGTGGAGCTGTTCTCCACCCGGAGCCGGCTCGAGGCGGCCGGCGCGGGCCTGCTCACCAGCGAAGAGATCGACCTGCTGCTGTTGCCCCGCGACCTGCCCGTGGCCGACTGGCCCTGGGCGATCGACGACATCCCGCTGCTCGACCTGGCGGAGACGCTGCTCAACGGCCCGCCGCCCACCTACGACCACGTGGTGGTGGACGAGGCGCAGGACCTGTCGCCGATGCAGTTCGAGTCGATCCGGCGCCGCTCCCGCACCGGCTGGATGACCGTGCTGGGCGACCTGGCCCAGGCCACCAGCCCGTGGGCCCCGGCGTCGTGGGAGGAGGTGGCGCTGCACCTGCGGCGCGACCGGGTGCCCATCGAGCTGGCGGAGCTGTCGCTCGGGTACCGGCTGCCGAGCGAGGTGCACGAGGTGGCGATGCGTCTCCTCCCCGAGATCGCGCCCCGGCTGAAGCGACCCGACCCGCTGCGGTCGAGCGGCTATCCGGTGGCGGTCACGGCCGCTCGCCCGGATCAGCTGGCCGACGCCACGGTGCACGTGGTGCGGGGGTTGATCGGCCACGGCCTGGTGGGGGTGGTCACGTCCGAGCGCGACCGGGCGGCCGTCACCGACGCGCTGGTCGCCGCGGGCGTGCCGTGCAGCGCCGAGCTGCAGTCGGGCTCGCCGTCGCACGTCGTGGCGCTGGGCGCCGAGCAGGCCAAGGGCCTCGAGTTCGACAACGTCGTGGTGGTGGAGCCGGCGCAGGTGGCGGCCGAGTCGCCCCAGGGCCTGCGGGCGCTGTTCGTGGCGCTGACCCGCCCGACCCGCCGCCTCGCCCTGGTCCACGCCGAGCCCCTGCCCAAGGTGCTGGGCCTCGACAGCGACCTGCCCGCCCCGGTCAACACCGACACCGACCCGTTCGGCATGGCCCTCTCGCTTGCGGAGCCTTCCGAGGCGTTCGGCACCGGGGCGCTCGGCCCGCCGCCGTCGCCCCCGCCCCCGCCGCCGTCCTCTCCCGGC from Acidimicrobiales bacterium includes the following:
- a CDS encoding cyclase family protein, translated to MALPPRLKALAARVANTGRWGDDDERGTLNLLTAEAVLRGVRAVRQGKVFSLAIPFDEDGPQTGAIPGRDNPVRRMLTVNSAFTGDPSDFCTSDDTVTMGVQASTHWDALAHVSYEGRLYNGIPAASVDESGAGRLGIDRFGPVVGRGILADVARVHGVDHFDEAYPITGDDLDAAVDKAGVRVEPGDVLLVRTGQMHWLREGDRRRFGHPAPGLSTQSVEWLRDHDVAAVATDTLALEVFPGEDPAVLLPVHMLHLVDMGLAQGQLWSLDALAADCATDGQYDFLLCATPLPLTRAVGGPVAPTAVK
- a CDS encoding ATP-binding domain-containing protein; protein product: MHPETPEEQAYFDHALDLRERLDANLDRAASLVADPKTAAELRRRVGALGVVDPAQSVAFGRIDVDRTPYYIGRGAIWDEKNDLVVVNWQAPVAAPFYTATPDDPGGLDRRRIFRCRENRILDIEELVFAGVEEMIASNGARAHDHDHDRDQDYERDHDRDQDYERDYERDAAAAHHSDSDEPDLSRHGLVMTDTLLEALSRERSGELADIVATIQAAQYDVITRDAEQLLIVQGGPGTGKTVVGLHRVSWLLYNRRDQLAEKDVLIVGPNKGFIRYISAVLPALGDDSVVQLPLTGLGPRVKLARVDPVVVRRLKGDRRMLRLILRAIRNRERVSRRIVEFTVERRQVQFEGEKLAVRARQLAGQPHNDIRRGLRSFVIDEVQRQLTTQRTTHDRGSYEIDLRGEAGREIDDYLERVWPHLTPQSFLVELFSTRSRLEAAGAGLLTSEEIDLLLLPRDLPVADWPWAIDDIPLLDLAETLLNGPPPTYDHVVVDEAQDLSPMQFESIRRRSRTGWMTVLGDLAQATSPWAPASWEEVALHLRRDRVPIELAELSLGYRLPSEVHEVAMRLLPEIAPRLKRPDPLRSSGYPVAVTAARPDQLADATVHVVRGLIGHGLVGVVTSERDRAAVTDALVAAGVPCSAELQSGSPSHVVALGAEQAKGLEFDNVVVVEPAQVAAESPQGLRALFVALTRPTRRLALVHAEPLPKVLGLDSDLPAPVNTDTDPFGMALSLAEPSEAFGTGALGPPPSPPPPPPSSPGRGFLAPPDPFPSRHEIQAQPAAAAAPTTTDPYAPTEYDVPIQPPAAAPPPAPPAYLAPGRNNGVGPGPGVEHPLPPPPPPPPPPPPLLAPTSTRSVSEPTPIDLRVEPFHRDAFAGLDQEMARAVAAKLSEALRRYATPALIPLVVEQMAELLGEDDAPTEDG
- a CDS encoding cytochrome c oxidase assembly protein, whose protein sequence is MTWWCAASTDPWSWSPRAYPGIWLFMGLLLVGYVLAWRLAPAVDSATDRNRRWAFLGGWAVLWLSTDWPLGSLGAGYLATAHMTQYVLYTMAAAPLLVLGLPEWMLRRVLSKLRASRLVSLLARPLVAGLVFNVVLISTHAPITVDNLRTSQVGSFALDVAWLVSGLLLWLPVCGPLAELKPSLPVRGVYLFLAAGLVPMVPGGFLTFSETPLYAVYELAPRVNGFDALDDQQAAGAIMKIGNLPLLWPVLAGLFVRWANQDRDATPKVPASSRPKATT
- a CDS encoding DUF3105 domain-containing protein; protein product: MRRGFSWTLVVLLLVGAACSGDDDDETGGTDDSAGGPTSSVPRGEVVTYDGLSRNHVDHRVDYAQIPPVGGDHAQVWQTCAFYDQPIVTEAGVHSLEHGAVWITFRPDLPADQVALVQAYAEQPDTLASPWADGELPAPVVISAWGAQIQLDALPDPRADEFITRFRKSLDAPEPNAPCHSGTTFTE
- a CDS encoding DUF305 domain-containing protein, whose product is MTGARRLAGPAGLVGAAVLVAALLGVATGWWLARDEPPGEGSVDVGFARDMGVHHDQAVELAELVRDRTDDPTIRQVARDIALTQQAQIGELRGWLDVWGRRPTSVDPPMQWMDHPAGEPMPGLASDEEVAALTAAEGVEAETQFLELMIRHHEGGIHMAESAAAEAGEPFVRRLADGMVEAQSAEIAEMTDLLADRGVRYGDAEAP
- a CDS encoding SCO family protein; the protein is MSVDTPTVASPPEPKPPPEPRTRLTVIAAAVAAVVLLGIGGIAAVARGNADDSGSDWHGTVQEPATARPEFTLTDTAGRPYDFAQETQGRLTLLFFGYTSCPDVCPGHMAILSGALAMPGMPKPVVVFVTTDPERDTPERLRDWLDGFDGSFVGLTGTIDEIAAAERASFVAGSVRQTSDDGEYEVGHAAQILAFSPDDQAHLVYPFGTRREDWAADLPRLLEEYPK